The DNA segment CATTTGAATCTTACCGGCGAGATTTGTTTTCCCAGAGACTCCAGCATCTCGTCCTCTTTAAGAGAGAGTATTTCGTTTACGGTTTTGCCGGCCACCTTCTCGGTCAGAATCGATACCGAAGCCTGACTTATCGCGCATCCCTTTCCGGTAAATTTAACGTCCTCAACCCTTCCGCCGTCAAGCTTGAGATCCAATCTGATTACATCGCCGCAGGAAGGAATACCCTCTTCGTGTGAAACGTCCGCGCCTTCTATCGTTCCGTAGTTTCGGGGATTCTTGTAGTGGTCGAGAATGAATTCGTACTGATCTGGTTCCATATTTATTGCCGGTCGCGTTCCTGTTTATATAGTATTTAATTTATTATACCAGAGATTGTATTCGCATCCATGCCGAGCGGGATAAGAGTAATCCCGGGGGATGCATGGAGCTTCGGATCTTGGATTTTTGTTTTAAACGGCTTCCTCTGTCGTCATTTAACTATGAATGGTGCTTACCTTCGTGTTTCCGGCGCGCAGCTCCTTCTCCACTTCGCCGAAATTACAGTTGACTACCCAGAAATAGTAGAGCCTCCGGTTTTCAGGCGCGACACTGAACGAGAGAACCTTTTCCGAATGGTTTTGTATCACGTGGAGCACATCGAAAAGACTGACATCGTCCGGCATCTGGACTTCGAGTCTGAGAGGTTTTTCATGAAAGCCGAGCAGGTTGAGGAACGCGTCGAGAAGGTCGGTTACGCTCAGAATACCGACAAGCTCGTTCCTGCTCGAAACAACCGGCAGCGCGTTGAATTTTCCGCTCCTGATAATTTCAGCGGCCCCCTCGACGGACGCGTAATCAAAAATAGTAATCGGACCCGATGACATTATGTCACGAACCTTCAAATCCTTGTTACTTCCAATATGCGTCCTTATGTCCCGGTCGGTTACTATACCGACCAAATTGCCGTCTTCGACAACGGGGCACTGTCTGAAATTGAGCTTCTTCATCATCTCCAGGGTCTCGCCGGCTCCCGCTTCAGGACTCACGGTAACCGGGTTCGGTGTCATACAGTCTTTGACGATCATTTCAGGCCTCCTGAATCAATGCTCACAAAATTTCGGTTGAATACGGCAACCCTGCTCGATAAAGCTTCATAACTAAAACGCGCAATTATAATACATTTAAAATATACAAATTTCAGCAGATTGTTCAATTCTTGACATTAGCCCCGGGCTTCGGTTTTCTTTTACAAACCGTCATGGTAAAAAAAGGAACTGTTTATCTCATAGGAGCGGGTCCGGGAGACCCCGGTCTTATGACCATCAAAGGGAAAGAGGTACTGGGGTCCGCTGATGTAATCGTATATGACTACCTGGTAAACAGGAGATTGCTGGAGCTCGCCCGGAATGAGGCCGAAACAATATACGTAGGCAAAAAAGCCGGTGTAAAAGAGATGTCTCAGGAAAGGATAAACGCGCTCCTGGTAGAACACGCCGAGAAAGGCAGAGCAGTCGCAAGGCTCAAGGGAGGAGACCCTTTTATATTCGGCCGGGGCGGCGAGGAAGCGGAGGAGCTGGCAAGGAAAGGTATCCCTTTTGAGATCGTACCGGGCGTGACCTCAGCTTCGGCGGTGCCCGCTTACGCCGGTATCCCCCTCACACACAGGGATATCACTTCATCCTTCGCAGTAGTCACCGGTCATGAGGACCCCTCGAAGGCGGAGTCGAGCATTCCCTGGAGAGTGCTTTCGAAGATAGGAACTGTCGTGTTTCTCATGGGTGTAAAAAAACTGGGCGTAAATATGAGAAGGTTAATTGACGCGGGCAAACCTCCTGCCACACCGGCAGCCGTTATAACATGGGGAACATATCCGTCACAGTCAACCGTCACGGGCACCATAGAGAACATTGCCGAGACGGTGCGGAAGAGGAAAGACATAACCTCGCCCGCAATCGTGGTGGTCGGGGAAGTGGTGGCCCTGAGGGATATAATGAACTGGTATGAAAGCAAGCCTCTATTCGGGAAAAAGGTGGTCGTGACCAGAGCGGAGGAGCAGGCTTCAACATTTACCGCCCTGCTCGAGGGAGCGGGGGCTCATGTTGTCCTGTTCCCGGCGATAAAAATAGAGCCCCCGAAAAGCTATAAATCTCTTGACTCGGCTATAGATAAACTGCATAAATACGACTGGATAGTTTTCACGAGCGTGAACGGAGTAAAGAGTTTTTTCGACAGGATGCGGGCGAGGGGAAAGGACCTCAGGGAAATGCACAGAATCCTGATCGCCGCTATAGGGGAAGTTACGGCATCCGACATAGAGAAAAGGGGCATGAACATAGAGCTTGTTCCTCAAGATTACAGGGCCGAGGGTCTGATAAAGCTCTTTCGAAAGAAAAAACTGCAAGGCGCCAAGATACTGATACCCAGGGCAAAGGAGGCGCGCGATATTCTTCCGGCGACCCTTCGCGAGATGGGGGCGGACGTTCAGGTAGCCACGGCGTATGAGACAAAAATGCCGGGAAAGAGAAGAGCGGACAGGATTAGGAAGATGCTCTCTCAAGGGGAAATAGACGTTCTTACATTCACGAGCTCCTCAACGGTAAGGAATTTTCTTTCAGCCGTAGGAGGGCTTGATACCGCGCCCGCGAAGCCCGTTATCGCCTGTATAGGACCCGTCACGGCGAACACTCTTAAGGAAAATGGATACAGGGCCGATATAGTTCCGGGAGAATACACGGTCAATAGGCTGACTGAAGAAATTATTCTTTATTTTAACAGGCCGGGCAATCGGAAGTAGCGTTCTGACAATCATCTTAAAAAAACCGGTTTCATGCTATGATATAATCACCCGAAAGACGCCGGGGCCGGAGACTGAAAAAAGAAATGCCGAGATTCCCGATTTCAGAGAAACAGATAAACGGATCGAAAGCCGTTATCGGAGGCGCAGATTACAGGCATATCGTAAAGGTGCTCAGGCTCAGGACGGGCGATCCCGTGACCCTGTTCGACGACTCCTCGTTTGAGCATTACGGCACTATAGCCGAGATCGGAAGCAGGGAACTCACAGTCAAAATCTCCGAGACCAGGAGAGTAAACACCGATTCCCCCATCCGAATCACTCTTCTCCAAGGCCTCCCCAGGGGAGACAGGATGGATTATATAGTGGAGAAAGCCACCGAGCTCGGGGTGCATACTGTCGTGCCCGTTATTACCGAAAGATCACAGGTGAGAACATCTCAAAAGAAAAGAAGATGGGAGAGGATAGCGGTTGAGGCCTCCAAGCAGTGCGGGCGTACAATACCTACAGTAATAGAAGATACTTTAAACTTTATTGAAGCATTAAATATATATAATGACAATGCGTTAAAGATAATACTTCATGTTAATAGTGAAGCAAGCATGAAAGAATTTCTTAATAATTCTTTACAATTCTCCAAAAATATAATATTATTCATAGGACCGGAAGGTGGATTTTCTGAAACAGAAATTCTCCTTTCCAGTGAATTGGGTTTTACCTCCCTGGGTCTGGGTCCCAGGACTCTTAGAACGGAGACCGCAAGTGTAGCGGTCCTTTCTATAATCCAGTTTCATCATGGAGACTTGTGATCAAAATCGCAGTCTCCGTGTAATCTCCACAAGCTCGGCTTTCTTCGATTCCCTTAGCTTCCTGTACCTTTCCTCTTCAACTCCTCCCGCTTCGAATCTATCGTCAAGTGCGGCAATCTCCCTTATAAGGGAGCTTCGTTTATCGAGGAGAGACTCTCTCGTTACAGGCTTATTCTCCTGACTCTTACTCTTTCCGCCCCTGACCGAGGAGTATATGATCCCCGCTCCCACAAGGAGTACTATAAACCCTAAAGCCGCCCATTTAAGGTATTCGGAATAATCACGCGGATTAATAAAAGTTATGATGATTTCATGTCCGGGTTTCAGATCCGCCCCTGTCCACCTCAGAAACTTCTCATTCTCTATCTCTACCGCTTCCTGTCCAGACAATCCGTCTACCTCTATTTCGCTTCCTGTATCTGAAACAAGCAGGAGAAAGCTCCCGGTCGGGTATTCAATCGTCTTGTCGATGCTGGTATCACCGGAATCAAGCGGCAGGTTATACGCGAAGACCACACGTTTGTCGCCCGGCAGAACCCCTGCGCTATCGGAAAAACCATTTTCGGTCCTGACTACGCTCCCGGGGTCGAGACCGTGTATGAAATTAATGTTTCCAGCTTCCTCTGGCACGCTGAATCTTATCGTTTCTTTCTTCCCCTCGCCGATATCCATGCTGCCCGTATACATTTTGTCGCCCTTATTCTCGAATATGGAAAGGTCGGCTATTGAAAGTCCTTCCTCCATGACCTGTACAATCATGTGGGCTTCTTTCACCGTTATGTCCGCGTCGCTTGTCGTAGGCTCGTAGACGGGAAGCTCAAGGGTCTTCGTATCCTCTCCCGGGTAGAAAACCATCTTGTCGGTCGAATATTCCGCGTCTTTGTGTCTTACGGTAACGGCGTAGCTCCTGTCCCAGGAGAGGTCTCTGAACGCGAACTCTCCGCCGGGTTCTGTTACGGCTTCCGTCTTTCCGGTCTCTTTGTCCCCCATAAAAGAAGTGAGCGTGATATTTATTCCGGACGCGGCCTCATCGTTTGTCTTATTTACTACTTTGCCCGAAATGGCGCCGCCCTCCCCCGCATCGGGCTTTACCTTTACGGTGAGCAGGTAATCCGTGATGGCGCTTGCCGCCATCGGGTGTATTTGCATGGGCGGCATTGGAGGATACCCTTCATTAACCGGCATCTTTCCCGTTGACTGATAAATCTGCTGCGGGTTTTCGATCCATTTGATAATTTCCTCTCGCGAGTATCTTTCACCTACCCCCTTCAGATCGGGGCCGACGAACCTTCCCCTGCCTATCGTATGGCACCTTACGCATCTGTTCTCGATAAAGAGGTCCCTGCCCATGTTCTCCATATCATGGGGGGAGTTCTGGCCGTATGAATCGCGAACCGTAAAGAGAGAAATTATTA comes from the Deltaproteobacteria bacterium genome and includes:
- a CDS encoding SUF system NifU family Fe-S cluster assembly protein, translated to MEPDQYEFILDHYKNPRNYGTIEGADVSHEEGIPSCGDVIRLDLKLDGGRVEDVKFTGKGCAISQASVSILTEKVAGKTVNEILSLKEDEMLESLGKQISPVRFKCALLGLKVLKKALLAKTAVE
- a CDS encoding CBS domain-containing protein produces the protein MIVKDCMTPNPVTVSPEAGAGETLEMMKKLNFRQCPVVEDGNLVGIVTDRDIRTHIGSNKDLKVRDIMSSGPITIFDYASVEGAAEIIRSGKFNALPVVSSRNELVGILSVTDLLDAFLNLLGFHEKPLRLEVQMPDDVSLFDVLHVIQNHSEKVLSFSVAPENRRLYYFWVVNCNFGEVEKELRAGNTKVSTIHS
- the cobA gene encoding uroporphyrinogen-III C-methyltransferase yields the protein MTLAPGFGFLLQTVMVKKGTVYLIGAGPGDPGLMTIKGKEVLGSADVIVYDYLVNRRLLELARNEAETIYVGKKAGVKEMSQERINALLVEHAEKGRAVARLKGGDPFIFGRGGEEAEELARKGIPFEIVPGVTSASAVPAYAGIPLTHRDITSSFAVVTGHEDPSKAESSIPWRVLSKIGTVVFLMGVKKLGVNMRRLIDAGKPPATPAAVITWGTYPSQSTVTGTIENIAETVRKRKDITSPAIVVVGEVVALRDIMNWYESKPLFGKKVVVTRAEEQASTFTALLEGAGAHVVLFPAIKIEPPKSYKSLDSAIDKLHKYDWIVFTSVNGVKSFFDRMRARGKDLREMHRILIAAIGEVTASDIEKRGMNIELVPQDYRAEGLIKLFRKKKLQGAKILIPRAKEARDILPATLREMGADVQVATAYETKMPGKRRADRIRKMLSQGEIDVLTFTSSSTVRNFLSAVGGLDTAPAKPVIACIGPVTANTLKENGYRADIVPGEYTVNRLTEEIILYFNRPGNRK
- a CDS encoding cytochrome c, whose amino-acid sequence is MLKINKPLLSSSLVITALTVLIISLFTVRDSYGQNSPHDMENMGRDLFIENRCVRCHTIGRGRFVGPDLKGVGERYSREEIIKWIENPQQIYQSTGKMPVNEGYPPMPPMQIHPMAASAITDYLLTVKVKPDAGEGGAISGKVVNKTNDEAASGINITLTSFMGDKETGKTEAVTEPGGEFAFRDLSWDRSYAVTVRHKDAEYSTDKMVFYPGEDTKTLELPVYEPTTSDADITVKEAHMIVQVMEEGLSIADLSIFENKGDKMYTGSMDIGEGKKETIRFSVPEEAGNINFIHGLDPGSVVRTENGFSDSAGVLPGDKRVVFAYNLPLDSGDTSIDKTIEYPTGSFLLLVSDTGSEIEVDGLSGQEAVEIENEKFLRWTGADLKPGHEIIITFINPRDYSEYLKWAALGFIVLLVGAGIIYSSVRGGKSKSQENKPVTRESLLDKRSSLIREIAALDDRFEAGGVEEERYRKLRESKKAELVEITRRLRF
- a CDS encoding 16S rRNA (uracil(1498)-N(3))-methyltransferase, producing MPRFPISEKQINGSKAVIGGADYRHIVKVLRLRTGDPVTLFDDSSFEHYGTIAEIGSRELTVKISETRRVNTDSPIRITLLQGLPRGDRMDYIVEKATELGVHTVVPVITERSQVRTSQKKRRWERIAVEASKQCGRTIPTVIEDTLNFIEALNIYNDNALKIILHVNSEASMKEFLNNSLQFSKNIILFIGPEGGFSETEILLSSELGFTSLGLGPRTLRTETASVAVLSIIQFHHGDL